From a single Azospirillum humicireducens genomic region:
- a CDS encoding tetratricopeptide repeat protein has translation MRQDTVRAIEQYRSGRRDEALVLVEQVLRESPGDCSALNLAGAILFELGRLDEAEERLVRLVGLDPAFLQGRINLAVVQQAKGARTQAAAQFRMVTVLMPERPEAYDRLGSLLHGLGDYAGAARHLRRTVRLVPDDSDRRVMLAVSLISNGAHAEAAEILAGVLAGRPDHADARSNLAKVSLSLGRPDLAEEMLVEAAPPDGAGLTGEAADLLARARLYRRIAENARRPQCPDGLLVRAPFSVLSGYGDFAQHFVRSLMECGQPLQLAGLTGEESWRPAFADPILQAAARRLGGPLRPRLALSVLTPPLVEPIPGVPTVNYTMFEGPRIPEAFAACNRAHDLVIVPTDSSRLAWIAAGHPEDRIRVCPPGIALNPADAGASPPTVMGPRGRSVMDYRVRVLNISDFVARKNLDGLLRVWLRATRADDDAILILKVGKGGAFLAGEVRRLVEQGMHATGRRLEEAAPIALLTDRYDEQGIAGLYAMATHYFSLSHGEGWDLPITRAGCLGAGLIAPRHSAYTAYLNDEVAHLIPCGIGPALMPYSSDYYPAFHGLDWWHPDEDAAAEILSRVVRDPEGERRDASRHLRDNFTWDAAARRLLDALDGVGR, from the coding sequence ATGCGACAAGACACCGTGCGCGCCATCGAGCAGTACCGGTCCGGCCGCCGCGACGAAGCCCTGGTCCTGGTCGAACAGGTCTTGCGTGAAAGTCCCGGCGACTGCAGCGCGCTCAATCTCGCCGGTGCGATCCTGTTCGAGCTTGGCCGTCTGGACGAGGCGGAGGAACGGCTGGTGCGGCTGGTCGGCCTCGATCCCGCCTTCCTGCAGGGCCGCATAAATCTGGCCGTGGTTCAGCAGGCGAAGGGCGCCCGGACGCAGGCTGCCGCCCAGTTCCGCATGGTGACGGTGCTGATGCCCGAGCGTCCGGAGGCGTACGACCGCTTGGGCAGCCTGCTGCACGGGCTGGGCGACTATGCCGGCGCCGCGCGTCATCTGCGCCGCACCGTCCGGCTGGTGCCCGATGATTCCGACCGCCGGGTGATGCTGGCGGTGTCGCTGATATCGAACGGTGCCCATGCCGAGGCGGCCGAAATCCTGGCCGGCGTGCTGGCCGGCCGGCCCGACCATGCCGATGCCCGCAGCAATCTGGCCAAAGTCAGCCTGTCGCTCGGCCGGCCCGATCTGGCCGAGGAGATGCTGGTGGAGGCCGCGCCGCCGGATGGCGCCGGCCTGACCGGGGAGGCCGCCGACCTCCTGGCCCGCGCCCGTCTCTACCGCCGGATCGCCGAGAATGCCCGGCGGCCGCAATGTCCGGACGGGCTGCTGGTGCGTGCGCCCTTCTCCGTGCTGTCGGGCTACGGCGACTTCGCCCAGCATTTCGTGCGCAGCCTGATGGAGTGCGGCCAGCCCCTGCAACTGGCCGGGCTGACGGGCGAGGAGAGCTGGCGGCCTGCCTTCGCCGACCCGATCCTGCAGGCGGCGGCGCGGCGGCTGGGCGGGCCGTTGCGGCCACGGCTGGCGCTCAGCGTGCTGACGCCGCCGCTGGTCGAGCCGATCCCCGGCGTGCCGACCGTCAACTACACCATGTTCGAAGGTCCCCGGATCCCGGAGGCCTTCGCCGCCTGCAACCGCGCGCATGATCTGGTGATCGTGCCGACCGACTCCTCACGGCTGGCCTGGATCGCCGCCGGCCATCCGGAGGACCGCATCCGCGTCTGCCCGCCCGGCATCGCCCTCAACCCGGCAGACGCGGGAGCGTCACCGCCGACCGTCATGGGGCCGCGCGGCCGGTCGGTGATGGATTACCGGGTGCGCGTGCTCAACATCTCCGATTTCGTCGCGCGCAAGAACCTGGACGGGCTTCTGCGGGTCTGGCTGCGCGCCACCCGCGCCGATGACGACGCGATCCTGATCCTGAAGGTGGGCAAGGGCGGGGCGTTCCTGGCAGGCGAGGTGCGCCGGCTGGTCGAGCAGGGCATGCATGCCACTGGCCGCCGGCTGGAGGAGGCCGCCCCCATCGCCCTGCTGACCGACCGCTACGACGAGCAGGGCATCGCCGGGCTGTATGCCATGGCGACCCATTATTTCAGCCTGTCGCACGGCGAGGGGTGGGATCTGCCGATCACCCGGGCCGGATGCCTGGGTGCCGGGTTGATCGCACCCCGGCACAGCGCCTACACCGCCTATCTGAACGACGAGGTCGCCCACCTGATCCCCTGCGGCATCGGCCCGGCGCTGATGCCCTACAGCAGCGACTATTATCCGGCCTTCCATGGGCTGGACTGGTGGCACCCGGACGAGGACGCGGCGGCCGAGATCCTGTCCCGCGTGGTCCGCGATCCCGAGGGCGAACGGCGCGATGCCTCCCGCCATCTGAGGGACAACTTCACCTGGGACGCCGCGGCGCGCCGCCTGCTCGACGCGCTGGATGGGGTGGGACGCTGA
- a CDS encoding class I SAM-dependent methyltransferase: MAEAAAGQESSIAPPDWAELGRLLSRGYIDSGFIGGVTRVPVEDVVRDMLSEARADEQVAELRRTAAAAGVDADKARILEVGSGCGMTVVRGRTAHGLDIHGIEPSMGEYSSTLDVCRRLIGHYGLPADAVRDATGEAIPFADASFDIVYSSNVLEHVGDPAAVLDEALRVLKPGGLLLIVVPNYGSWWEGHYGILWLPRMPAGLAKLYVRLFGRDPSYVDTLNLIDRPWFDRWLGRHPGRLEVLDWGWGVFEQRLRTLGFGDWAALSVAKRIVTFVHRSGLLEPAIWLARRLHWETPIIFAARKR, from the coding sequence ATGGCTGAGGCGGCGGCGGGACAGGAGAGCAGCATCGCTCCCCCCGACTGGGCGGAGCTGGGCCGGCTGCTGTCCCGCGGCTACATCGACAGCGGCTTCATCGGCGGCGTCACCCGCGTGCCGGTGGAGGACGTCGTGCGCGACATGCTGTCGGAGGCGCGCGCCGACGAGCAGGTGGCGGAGCTGCGGCGAACCGCCGCAGCCGCCGGCGTCGATGCCGACAAGGCCCGCATCCTGGAGGTCGGGTCCGGCTGCGGCATGACCGTGGTGCGCGGGCGCACGGCGCATGGGCTCGACATCCACGGTATCGAGCCCAGCATGGGCGAATACAGCTCGACGCTGGACGTCTGCCGCCGGCTGATCGGCCATTACGGCCTGCCGGCCGACGCGGTGCGGGACGCCACCGGCGAGGCGATCCCCTTCGCCGACGCCAGTTTCGACATCGTCTATTCCTCCAACGTGCTGGAGCATGTCGGCGACCCGGCGGCGGTGCTGGACGAGGCGCTGCGCGTGCTGAAGCCGGGCGGGCTGCTGCTGATCGTCGTGCCCAACTACGGCTCCTGGTGGGAGGGGCATTACGGCATCCTGTGGCTGCCGCGGATGCCGGCCGGACTGGCCAAGCTCTATGTCCGGCTGTTCGGGCGCGATCCGTCCTATGTCGATACCCTCAACCTGATCGACCGCCCCTGGTTCGACCGCTGGCTCGGCCGTCATCCCGGCCGGCTGGAGGTGCTGGACTGGGGCTGGGGCGTGTTCGAGCAGCGCCTGCGCACGCTGGGCTTCGGCGACTGGGCGGCGCTGTCGGTCGCCAAGCGCATCGTCACCTTCGTCCACCGCTCCGGCCTGCTGGAGCCGGCGATCTGGCTCGCCCGGCGCCTGCATTGGGAAACCCCCATCATCTTCGCGGCTCGCAAGCGCTGA
- a CDS encoding class I SAM-dependent methyltransferase: MDLATKEFYDDFWPRFVPIYDETKKYMLETLTERQIGRALDAGCGHGICSVILSEMAEQVVSVDVSSDSLATARQQAQRFGRDNIEFHHQDLQELDTNLGPFDLVWCWGVAMMAPDPMKVMHNLMAVTKPGGTVYLGLYLKTWLSPVHEGVRHFCRAYMDTPARRKLVGGFFTGLTKVACALKGQEINRRADNVSIQAQVEDWYYPPYKTFYSIEEIVALFERNGFKAECIQDRLGRMKSATIFVIRATKNG, encoded by the coding sequence ATGGATCTCGCGACCAAGGAATTCTACGACGACTTCTGGCCCCGTTTCGTGCCGATCTACGACGAGACCAAGAAGTACATGCTGGAGACGCTGACCGAGCGGCAGATCGGCCGGGCGCTCGATGCCGGCTGCGGCCACGGCATCTGCTCCGTCATCCTGTCGGAAATGGCCGAACAGGTGGTGTCGGTCGACGTGTCGTCGGACAGCCTCGCCACCGCGCGCCAGCAGGCCCAGCGCTTCGGCCGCGACAACATCGAGTTCCACCACCAGGATCTGCAGGAACTGGACACCAACCTCGGCCCGTTCGATCTGGTCTGGTGCTGGGGTGTGGCGATGATGGCGCCCGATCCGATGAAGGTGATGCACAACCTGATGGCCGTCACCAAGCCGGGCGGCACCGTCTATCTTGGCCTCTATCTGAAGACCTGGCTGTCGCCGGTGCATGAGGGCGTGCGCCATTTCTGCCGCGCCTACATGGACACGCCGGCCCGGCGCAAGCTCGTCGGCGGCTTCTTCACCGGCCTGACCAAGGTCGCCTGCGCCCTGAAGGGGCAGGAGATCAACCGCCGGGCCGACAACGTGTCGATCCAGGCCCAGGTCGAGGACTGGTATTACCCGCCCTACAAGACCTTCTATTCGATCGAGGAGATCGTCGCTCTGTTCGAGCGCAACGGCTTCAAGGCGGAGTGCATCCAGGACCGGCTGGGCCGGATGAAGAGCGCCACGATCTTCGTGATCCGGGCGACGAAGAATGGCTGA
- a CDS encoding NTP transferase domain-containing protein, whose amino-acid sequence MSGYTILLPAAGRSSRYPNMRPKWMLSTPDGALMLRQALESLAGVARSRVVVGILREHEERYAATAGIRRALGEQVEIVVFDEVTRGPAETAYEMIRRAGVDGPVIIKDSDSWFSLPAAPEGSNFVCIADLRRNPGITNVAGKSFVSLNEQSIVVNIWEKSVESNFISVGGYVWNSAKQYCDIFDALMRNDRNSEIFISHLISQAVLDGSVFLGVEVDGLVDAGTLREWTDLQRRMRTFFLDFDGVIVKNKGQYFPPYWTDPDEPIAENVESLRRLQAEGAQFVFVTARPEELRAKVEAVLREAGLSWHALVMGCHHGPRVLVNDFAPSNPYPSAEAVNIPRNVGRLSDFIAGA is encoded by the coding sequence ATGAGCGGATACACCATCCTCCTCCCGGCCGCCGGACGGTCGAGCCGTTATCCCAACATGCGGCCGAAATGGATGCTGTCGACACCCGACGGCGCCTTGATGCTGCGCCAGGCGCTGGAGTCGCTGGCGGGCGTCGCCCGCAGCCGTGTGGTCGTCGGCATCCTGCGCGAGCATGAGGAACGCTATGCCGCCACCGCCGGGATCCGCCGCGCCCTGGGCGAGCAGGTGGAGATCGTCGTCTTCGACGAGGTGACGCGCGGTCCGGCCGAAACCGCATATGAGATGATTCGCCGCGCCGGGGTCGATGGGCCGGTCATCATCAAGGATTCCGACAGCTGGTTCTCGCTGCCGGCCGCGCCGGAAGGCAGCAACTTCGTCTGCATCGCCGACCTGCGGCGCAATCCCGGGATCACCAACGTCGCCGGCAAAAGCTTCGTCTCGCTCAACGAGCAGAGCATCGTCGTCAACATCTGGGAAAAATCGGTCGAGTCCAACTTCATCAGCGTCGGCGGCTATGTCTGGAACTCGGCCAAGCAATATTGCGACATCTTCGATGCGTTGATGCGCAACGACCGCAACAGCGAGATCTTCATCTCGCATTTGATCTCCCAGGCGGTTCTGGACGGCTCGGTGTTCCTGGGCGTGGAGGTGGACGGGCTGGTCGATGCCGGCACCCTGCGTGAATGGACCGATCTGCAACGGCGGATGCGCACCTTCTTCCTCGATTTCGACGGGGTCATCGTCAAGAACAAGGGGCAGTATTTCCCGCCCTACTGGACCGATCCCGACGAACCGATCGCCGAAAACGTGGAATCCCTGCGCCGCCTGCAAGCCGAAGGCGCCCAGTTCGTCTTCGTCACCGCCCGCCCGGAAGAGCTGCGCGCCAAGGTCGAGGCGGTGCTGCGCGAGGCCGGACTGTCCTGGCACGCGCTGGTGATGGGGTGCCACCATGGTCCGCGGGTGCTGGTCAACGACTTCGCCCCGTCCAATCCCTACCCGTCCGCCGAAGCGGTGAACATCCCCCGCAATGTCGGTCGCCTGTCGGATTTTATCGCCGGAGCCTGA
- the fcl gene encoding GDP-L-fucose synthase, with protein sequence MVLTLRTETHFSLEGKRVWVAGHRGMAGAAIVRRLEREPCDLITVGRDRVDLRRQSEVEDWMAEAKPDLVFVAAATVGGILANSTRPAEFLYDNLAIETNIIHGAYRTAVKKLVFLGSSCIYPRLAEQPMREDSLLTGPLEPTNEWYAIAKIAGIKMCQAYRRQYGCDFISAMPTNLYGLNDNFDLQGGHVAAALLAKIHRAKTEGLPFVELWGTGSPKREFLFADDLADGLLFLARHYSDEPHVNVGTGTEVSIRELAELIRDVVGYEGEFRYDTSKPDGSPRKLMDVSRMTEMGWTAPTALRDGFAATYRWFLETADRGGLRGL encoded by the coding sequence ATGGTGCTTACGTTGCGGACGGAAACGCATTTCTCCCTGGAGGGCAAACGGGTCTGGGTGGCCGGCCATCGCGGCATGGCGGGGGCGGCCATCGTCCGCCGGCTGGAGCGCGAGCCGTGCGACCTGATCACCGTCGGCCGCGACCGCGTCGATCTGCGCCGCCAGTCGGAGGTCGAGGACTGGATGGCCGAAGCGAAGCCGGACCTGGTCTTCGTCGCCGCCGCCACCGTCGGCGGCATCCTCGCCAACTCCACCCGGCCGGCGGAGTTCCTCTACGACAATCTGGCGATCGAGACCAACATCATCCACGGTGCCTACCGGACGGCCGTGAAGAAGCTGGTCTTCCTGGGTTCGTCCTGCATCTATCCCCGGCTGGCCGAGCAGCCGATGCGCGAGGATTCCCTGCTGACCGGCCCGCTGGAGCCGACCAACGAGTGGTATGCCATCGCCAAGATCGCCGGCATCAAGATGTGCCAGGCCTACCGGCGCCAGTATGGCTGCGACTTCATCTCGGCGATGCCGACCAACCTCTACGGCCTGAACGACAATTTCGACCTGCAAGGGGGCCATGTCGCGGCCGCCCTGCTGGCCAAGATCCACCGCGCCAAGACGGAGGGACTTCCTTTCGTCGAGCTGTGGGGCACCGGCTCGCCCAAGCGTGAGTTCCTGTTCGCCGACGATCTGGCCGACGGCCTGCTCTTCCTGGCCCGGCATTATTCGGACGAACCGCACGTCAATGTCGGCACCGGCACCGAAGTGTCGATCCGCGAACTGGCGGAACTGATCCGCGACGTCGTCGGCTATGAGGGCGAGTTCCGCTACGACACCTCCAAGCCGGACGGCAGCCCGCGCAAGCTGATGGACGTCAGCCGGATGACGGAGATGGGCTGGACCGCCCCCACGGCCTTGCGCGACGGCTTCGCCGCCACCTACCGCTGGTTCCTGGAGACCGCCGACCGCGGAGGCCTGCGGGGTCTGTGA
- a CDS encoding tetratricopeptide repeat protein, producing the protein MPVASRSMIQPQPFLIRAVHAHQTDRLDEARRLYRMTLAIEPAQCDGLQLLGLVEKRFDRNTDGVALMRRALRLLPDFTTVRQNLCRTLQGIGDHNGALALLRQLTAELPDDAETLYQLGGTLLRQERRQEAAGPLRRAAMLRPDHLDTRIALSDALLLHPASQRAEFEESLLNARAAAMLDPGNPVTHLQVALVLEEMACAAESLAACRRALRLRPTMTDARHIAGINRLRLGDFVGGMADFEARKNNVWFQADGIPVPIWDGRPLPDDTVALAAEGGWGDMIHFVRYVTQVARICGEVVVVCPPRLQRLLSTVPNPGNIRFNPEHMPPIRARAMFLSLPHLLGSTADSVPNRPYLSADPERVRLWTDRLSGLGGLRVGLCWSNGDATRDADPKRSVPFEFVRPLAAIPGVSLVDLHKQDNDAKRLGDADEALLHRLGPDFDAGPDAFLDTAAVMKTLDLVIAIDSSVLHVAGALGVPTWLPAPYRMDWRWMNDAERSIWYPSLRIYRQDRQWDWSGSMARIARDLARAAGAKAAGLPPDLLPAM; encoded by the coding sequence ATGCCCGTCGCGAGCCGCTCCATGATCCAGCCGCAGCCCTTCCTTATCCGTGCCGTTCACGCCCACCAGACCGACAGGCTGGACGAGGCCCGCCGGCTCTACCGCATGACGCTCGCCATCGAGCCCGCGCAGTGCGACGGGCTGCAGCTGCTGGGGCTGGTGGAGAAGCGGTTCGACCGGAACACCGACGGGGTGGCGCTGATGCGCCGCGCGCTGCGGCTGCTCCCGGATTTCACCACGGTGCGGCAGAACCTGTGCCGCACCCTGCAGGGAATCGGCGACCACAACGGCGCCCTGGCCCTGCTTCGGCAACTGACTGCGGAACTTCCCGACGATGCCGAGACCCTGTACCAGCTGGGCGGCACGCTCCTGCGGCAGGAGCGGCGGCAGGAGGCCGCCGGGCCGTTGCGCCGGGCCGCCATGCTGCGCCCGGACCATCTGGATACCCGCATCGCGCTCAGCGACGCGCTGCTGCTCCACCCCGCCTCGCAGCGGGCGGAGTTCGAGGAGTCGCTGCTCAACGCCCGGGCCGCGGCCATGCTGGACCCCGGCAACCCGGTGACCCATCTGCAGGTCGCCCTGGTGCTGGAGGAGATGGCCTGCGCGGCGGAGTCGCTGGCGGCCTGCCGCCGGGCCCTGCGCCTGCGGCCGACGATGACCGACGCCCGCCACATCGCCGGCATCAACCGGCTGCGGCTCGGCGACTTCGTCGGCGGCATGGCCGATTTCGAAGCGCGCAAGAACAATGTCTGGTTCCAGGCCGACGGCATCCCGGTCCCGATCTGGGACGGCCGGCCGCTGCCCGACGACACGGTGGCCCTGGCCGCCGAAGGCGGCTGGGGCGACATGATCCATTTCGTCCGCTACGTCACGCAGGTCGCCCGCATCTGCGGCGAGGTGGTCGTGGTCTGCCCACCGCGGCTGCAACGGCTGCTGTCGACCGTGCCCAATCCCGGCAACATCCGCTTCAACCCGGAACACATGCCTCCGATCAGGGCGCGGGCGATGTTCCTCAGCCTGCCCCATCTTCTGGGATCGACCGCCGACAGCGTGCCCAACCGCCCCTACCTGTCGGCGGACCCCGAGCGGGTGCGGCTGTGGACGGACCGGCTGTCCGGGCTGGGCGGCCTGCGCGTCGGGCTGTGCTGGAGCAACGGCGACGCCACCCGCGACGCCGATCCCAAGCGCTCCGTCCCCTTCGAGTTCGTCCGCCCGCTGGCCGCCATCCCCGGCGTCAGCCTGGTGGACCTGCACAAGCAGGACAACGACGCCAAGCGCCTGGGGGACGCCGACGAGGCGCTGCTCCACCGGCTGGGGCCAGATTTCGACGCCGGACCGGACGCCTTCCTCGACACCGCGGCGGTGATGAAGACGCTGGATCTGGTGATCGCCATCGACAGCTCCGTCCTGCATGTCGCCGGCGCGCTGGGTGTCCCGACCTGGCTGCCGGCGCCCTACCGGATGGACTGGCGCTGGATGAACGATGCGGAGCGGAGCATCTGGTACCCGTCCTTGCGGATCTACCGCCAGGACCGCCAATGGGACTGGTCCGGTTCGATGGCCCGCATCGCCCGCGACCTCGCCCGCGCCGCCGGGGCGAAGGCCGCCGGGCTGCCGCCGGACCTGCTGCCGGCCATGTGA
- a CDS encoding tetratricopeptide repeat protein has protein sequence MTTVAEALQIAVGLYRAGRLDEARALYLRILEADPRNAAALHLLGLAERRQGHRDKALELIRAALDIAPDMADACCNLAGILSDLGRVDEAAAAQRRALAIDPALEAAHHGLASLLCSRGGPRDWSVSAASFRRVLRLSPQRADVHHDLGIALRQGGAVDAGALVLAMDSQRAALTLRPDFAAAHMNLGNLLVELGRLDEALVCFRRSLAIEPEQGGALYNQGNAQHAAGLAEAAVNSYVHAARAGVTLSLTRLADVLTGLGREGEAEQVLRLALTSPGSDVAGAIDMLSAMLARQGRYEEARRFFADYRYPHAADPNAFRIECLTAIAESWLAAGEVDRAVEVLARVHGHGSRFFTVKSIAGLQQVLARQGRRLERPANPDPAAPRICSSTLATHGRFAHNVLEYVLLRIYAEKFGYRLETPDWVGGYYFDLDDPRPSGGLKPMHFARRILNDLVTGRRDDPRPDVDILSPLFLFEHREEWRERVQSWLRPRPEWLPHVDPVMQALKARGNTVVALHIRRGDFVWFRYTITETSWYVDWLKALWPTLDRPVLYIATDDPATIADFAEFAPVSLDDLAKDGSVQPWTGLEFLQDFHALMNADVLGVSAHSGYSQLAALLNRNARLFVEPDAAAQRIRPYSPWTSVSGTP, from the coding sequence ATGACCACCGTCGCCGAAGCATTGCAGATCGCCGTCGGCCTCTACCGCGCCGGCCGCCTGGACGAGGCGCGCGCGCTGTATCTGCGCATCCTGGAGGCCGATCCGCGCAACGCCGCCGCCCTGCATCTGCTGGGGCTGGCCGAACGCCGGCAGGGACACCGCGACAAGGCGCTGGAGCTGATCCGTGCGGCACTCGACATCGCGCCGGACATGGCCGACGCCTGCTGCAACCTAGCCGGCATCCTGTCCGATCTGGGCCGGGTTGACGAGGCGGCCGCGGCACAACGGCGCGCCCTGGCGATCGACCCGGCGCTGGAGGCGGCGCATCACGGATTGGCCTCCCTGCTGTGCAGTCGCGGCGGCCCGCGCGACTGGTCGGTTTCGGCAGCCTCCTTCCGCCGCGTGCTGCGTCTCAGCCCCCAGCGCGCCGACGTCCACCATGACCTGGGCATCGCCCTGCGCCAGGGCGGGGCGGTCGACGCCGGCGCCCTGGTCCTCGCCATGGACAGCCAGCGGGCGGCGCTCACACTCCGGCCGGACTTCGCCGCCGCCCACATGAACCTCGGCAACCTGCTGGTCGAGCTCGGCCGGCTGGACGAGGCGCTTGTCTGTTTCCGCCGCTCGCTCGCCATCGAGCCGGAGCAGGGCGGCGCCCTCTACAACCAGGGCAACGCCCAGCATGCCGCAGGCCTGGCCGAGGCGGCGGTAAACAGCTATGTCCACGCGGCGCGCGCCGGCGTCACTTTGTCGCTGACCCGGCTGGCCGACGTGCTGACCGGGCTGGGGCGCGAGGGCGAGGCGGAGCAGGTGCTGCGGCTGGCCCTGACCAGTCCGGGCAGCGACGTGGCGGGCGCCATCGACATGCTGTCGGCCATGCTGGCGCGCCAGGGGCGGTACGAGGAGGCGCGGCGCTTCTTCGCCGACTACCGCTATCCCCATGCCGCCGATCCCAACGCCTTCCGCATCGAATGCCTGACCGCCATCGCCGAAAGCTGGCTGGCGGCCGGCGAGGTCGACCGGGCGGTGGAGGTTCTGGCCCGCGTCCACGGCCATGGCAGCCGCTTCTTCACCGTGAAGTCGATCGCCGGTCTGCAACAGGTCCTGGCCCGGCAGGGCCGGCGGCTGGAACGGCCGGCCAACCCCGATCCCGCCGCGCCGCGCATCTGCTCCTCCACGCTGGCGACCCACGGGCGCTTCGCCCACAATGTGCTGGAATATGTGCTGCTGCGGATCTACGCCGAGAAATTCGGCTACCGCCTGGAGACGCCGGACTGGGTCGGCGGCTATTATTTCGACCTTGACGACCCCCGGCCCTCGGGCGGGCTGAAGCCGATGCATTTCGCCCGGCGCATCCTGAACGATCTGGTGACCGGCCGCCGCGACGATCCGCGTCCGGACGTCGACATCCTCTCGCCGCTGTTCCTGTTCGAGCATCGCGAGGAATGGCGGGAGCGGGTGCAGTCCTGGCTGCGGCCGCGCCCCGAATGGCTGCCCCATGTCGATCCGGTGATGCAGGCCCTGAAGGCCCGCGGCAACACGGTGGTGGCGCTGCACATCCGCCGCGGCGACTTCGTCTGGTTCCGCTACACCATCACCGAGACCTCCTGGTACGTCGACTGGCTGAAGGCGCTGTGGCCGACGCTGGACCGGCCGGTGCTCTACATCGCCACCGACGATCCGGCGACCATCGCCGACTTTGCGGAGTTCGCGCCGGTCTCGCTCGACGATCTGGCGAAGGATGGATCGGTCCAGCCCTGGACGGGGCTGGAGTTCCTGCAGGATTTCCACGCGCTGATGAACGCCGACGTGCTGGGTGTCAGCGCCCACAGCGGCTACAGCCAGCTGGCGGCCCTCCTGAACCGCAACGCCCGCCTGTTCGTCGAGCCGGATGCGGCGGCGCAGCGGATCAGGCCCTATTCCCCCTGGACGAGCGTGTCCGGCACCCCTTAA
- a CDS encoding transposase family protein — protein sequence MSPALGGITPDQAELRAVLNRRPFCRGKVILADNRRGSAHCPHCGAVSRVVHSRYRRSPADLPAFGHELRVALLVRRFHCRQAMPQTHVCRAFCRRCHASRPMCPAASR from the coding sequence ATGTCCCCGGCTCTCGGCGGCATCACCCCGGACCAGGCGGAGCTTCGAGCCGTTCTAAACCGGCGTCCTTTCTGCCGGGGAAAGGTCATTCTCGCAGATAACCGCCGAGGCAGCGCCCATTGCCCGCACTGTGGCGCTGTCAGCCGCGTGGTTCACAGCCGGTACCGACGATCTCCTGCCGACCTCCCGGCCTTTGGGCATGAGCTCCGTGTTGCCTTGCTGGTCCGGCGGTTCCATTGCCGGCAAGCGATGCCCCAAACGCACGTTTGCCGAGCGTTCTGCAGGCGCTGTCACGCCTCACGCCCGATGTGCCCGGCGGCCTCCCGGTGA
- a CDS encoding glycosyltransferase family 4 protein: MIPNLAFTWQLTEVHGWGLVGVHTALYLADMGRPPLLLEKPLMGTLRPENRAKLQSLEGPCQQVAAMADNAKGHMLLLKEFDVLHALGNGFTAGGPSARFRGRRNIGVIAYEDTRFTPEVMARARQYDRIVVHSTYNKQLLEIWGFDNVGLAFQGIDPTEMVEAEPSGRFGDRFVIFSGGKLEFRKGQDIVLAAFLRFRQRHPDALLVTAWQNAWPEVGMTMAESPLAPKPPRVLPNNMVDVKSWAMENGADEAGFLDLGFLGRNQIAGVLADCHAAVFPNRCEGATNLVAMEAMACGVPVVLSNNTGHRDLLKSAAQGDDLCLTLDRQVPVADRDGSRFGWGESSVDELVEALERLYADRSAAKARAARAKAFIRTERSWRAFAEAFVEATR, encoded by the coding sequence ATGATCCCGAACTTGGCTTTCACCTGGCAGCTCACGGAGGTCCACGGCTGGGGACTGGTGGGTGTCCACACAGCCCTCTACCTCGCCGACATGGGCCGGCCGCCCCTGCTGCTGGAAAAGCCGCTGATGGGCACACTGCGTCCGGAGAACCGGGCGAAGCTGCAGTCGCTGGAAGGCCCCTGCCAGCAGGTCGCCGCCATGGCCGACAATGCCAAGGGCCACATGCTGCTGCTGAAGGAGTTCGACGTCCTGCACGCGCTGGGCAACGGCTTCACCGCCGGCGGCCCGTCGGCGCGGTTCCGCGGCCGGCGCAACATCGGCGTCATCGCCTATGAGGACACCCGCTTCACGCCCGAGGTGATGGCCCGCGCCCGCCAGTACGACCGCATCGTCGTGCATTCCACCTACAACAAACAGCTTCTGGAGATCTGGGGCTTCGACAATGTCGGCCTCGCCTTCCAGGGCATCGACCCGACCGAGATGGTCGAGGCGGAACCGAGCGGCCGGTTCGGCGACCGCTTCGTGATCTTCTCCGGCGGCAAGCTGGAATTCCGCAAGGGGCAGGACATCGTCCTGGCCGCCTTCCTGCGCTTCCGTCAACGCCACCCGGATGCGCTTCTGGTCACCGCCTGGCAGAACGCCTGGCCGGAAGTCGGAATGACCATGGCGGAATCGCCGCTGGCGCCGAAGCCCCCCCGCGTCCTTCCCAACAACATGGTCGACGTGAAGAGCTGGGCGATGGAGAACGGCGCCGACGAGGCGGGTTTCCTCGATCTGGGCTTCCTCGGCCGCAACCAGATCGCCGGCGTGCTGGCCGACTGCCATGCCGCCGTCTTCCCCAACCGCTGCGAGGGGGCGACCAACCTCGTCGCCATGGAAGCGATGGCCTGCGGCGTGCCGGTGGTGCTGTCCAACAACACCGGCCACCGCGACCTGCTGAAGAGCGCGGCCCAGGGCGACGACCTGTGCCTGACGCTGGACCGGCAGGTTCCGGTCGCCGACCGCGACGGCAGCCGCTTCGGCTGGGGCGAATCCTCGGTCGACGAACTGGTGGAGGCGCTGGAGCGGCTCTATGCCGACCGCAGCGCCGCCAAGGCGCGCGCCGCCCGCGCCAAGGCCTTCATCCGCACCGAGCGCAGCTGGCGCGCCTTCGCCGAAGCCTTCGTCGAAGCGACGCGGTAA